The region TGGCGACGAGATCGGCGGGCGGCGTGAAGTCGGCATCCGCTGATTCGTAGGCCTTCGGGATCACCAGCAGCATGAAGCGCATTGTCGTATCTCCCCAATAGTCCGTTCTGTCGGATTCGAATCAGTTGGCGAACTGCCCCGTGGAATGAACCGCATCGAGGCGCAAAGCGATCCATCCCCGGCGCCCACGAGCGACCAGAACCGTCAGCACTCCGACGACGAACGGCGTCACCGCCATCGCACCGCCGCCGATGGCGAGAGTGACGATCACCGCACCGGCCATGATGATCGAGAGCCCAGTTGCCGCGATCGGGGTCAACTCACGACGGATCCGGAGCGCACCCGGGAGGATCAGCCCCAGGGCGCCGAGGAACTCCATGGCGCCGATGAAACGGAGGAATCCCACCGGAAGTGGCGCCATCCGCGCCAAAGTGGCAGCAGGGGTCGCTTCCTTCATTCCACCGGCAAAGAGGAAGAGGGCAGCGAGGATGATCTGGACCGCCCAGAGCGCCTTGGTGTTGCGGCTTGAAGCATTGGATGAGGACGACATGGTCTGGCTCCGCGTTCGAGGTGTCGCCGGGACCGAGTGTTCCGGCTCTACCACTGCGTCGAACGGGGCCGACCGAAATCGACAGGGCTACCATGACCTAGCTGTCACACCTCCCGCCGCGGCACTCCCAGCCGATGACCAGCGCGATCCCGAACAGGGCGATGACCGGAGAAAGCCAGATCCACGCCTCGCGACCGGGATGTCCGGCGCGCGGCTGGGAGATGTCGGCCAGGGCGTATTGCACGCGGCAGCTGTCGCAATTGAGGTGCTTGAGCCAGGGCACGCCGCTCAGCGAGTCGGCCGAAAACCGCACCCCGTGGAGACGCACCACCTGATCGTGAACATGGAACTCCAGGATTGCCCGTTGATCGACCGGGTGCGGCGCAGGACTGATGGCGACCGGCTGCCAGTTGGCACAGCCGTACGCCGCGAAGACGACCAGGAGCAGGGCGCTGTTCCAGCGGGTGCGGAGACCTCGCATCATCGGCATGCGACGAATCTACGCCCGATTCATCAGTCGGTTCACGATGCACGAACCGGTCGCTCCTCACCCCTTGCCCACAGAGGTATTCCGGAGCGATACTCTTGCCACAGAGGTATGCACCGCTACGGAGGTACCGATGGCTGGCTCCGATCTCTTCACCGGTTCGCTCGATCTGCTCGTCCTCAAGGCGGTGACGTGGGGGCCGCGCCACGGATACGCGATTGCCCGGTGGCTGCGGGAACAGACCGGCGAGACGCTGCCGATCCACGAAGGGGTCCTCTACCCTGCGCTCCATCGCCTCGAACGGAAGGGATGGCTCGACGAGGAGTGGGGGGCGACCGAGTCGAACCGCGAGGCGAAGTTCTACCGGATCACCCCGGCGGGGCGCGCCGCGCTCCGAGTCGAGACGGCGCGATGGCGCGCATACACCCAGGTGATGAACACCGCGCTCGCCGCGCAACACGGGCCGTGACGCGATGAAGCGCCGCTTCGATTGGCCGCACGGCCGCGATCAGGTCAATCAGGACGTCGATCGCGAGCTGTCGTTCCATCTCGACGAACGGCGCCGCGAACTGATCGCGGCCGGTGCCTCGCCCGACGACGCCGACCGCGCCGCACGCGACGAGTTCGGCGACCGTGCCTCGATCGAATCGGAGGTGCGGACGCTGCGGCGCGACACCGTACGCGCTCGCCTTCGTCGCAACTGGTGGGACGATGTCGGCCAGGATCTCCGGATCGCGGTCCGCAGTCTCCGCCGCGCTCCCGGGTTCACTGTCGTCGCGCTGCTTACGCTCGCCCTCGGCATCGGCGCCAACAGCGCGGTCTTCTCCGTCGTCAACGGCGTCCTGCTCAGACCGCTGCCGTACCCCGCCGCAGGACAGCTCGTGCAACTCTGGACCGATCAGCGTGCGCGCACTGGCCGGGCGCAGCCCGAGTGGCTCACGCCACCGGACTTTGTCGACTGGCGCGAGCAGAACAAGACCTTTTCGAGCATGGCATCGTACCAGAATTGGGCGCCAACGATCACCGGTGCCGGCGACCCCGAAGCACTCAACGGATTGATGGTGAGCGGCGATTTCTTCCGGACCCTTGGCGTGAGCGCCGAGGTCGGCCGCACACTCACGGCCGCAGACGACGACCCCGCCGCGGAGCCGGTCGTCGTGCTGAGCGACGCGTTCTGGCGCACCAGATTCGGCGGCGATCGCGGAATCGTCAATCGGGAGATTCAGCTCAACGGGCAGTCATGGCGCGTGGTCGGCGTGATGCCGCCGGCGTTTCGCGCGCCGGTCGCAATTTCGATGGTGGTCTTCCGTCCCGTTCGGCGTCCGGCGACCAGTGGATGCGGGCGCGGCTGCATAGTGCTGCGGGCAGTCGGGCGCCTGAAGCCGGGTATCACACTGGCGCAGGCACAGGCCGATATCGGTACCATCGCGCGTCACGAGGCGGAGGCGTATCCCGAGACCAACCAGAAGGTCGGCGCGTGGCTCATCCCGTTGCACGAGCAGGTCACCGGCCCGACACGCCAACCCCTCCTCGCGCTGACGGCTGCGGTCGCACTGGTCCTGCTGATCGCGTGCGTCAACCTCGCCAACCTTCTTCTCCTCCGCGGCGAAACTCGGGCGCGCGAGCTCACCGTGCGCGCCGCTCTCGGCGCCGGCCGCGGGCGGCTGCTGCGTCAGTTGATGACAGAAGGGGTTCTTCTCGCCGGCATCGGTGGTCTGCTCGGCCTGGCGCTCGCGGCAGTGGCGTCACGCGCGCTCGCGGCGGTCGTCCCGCCGATCGTGCAGCAGATGCAGCAGGTCGCCGTGAACGGCACCGTGGTGGCGTTCACCGCGTTGACGACTGTCACTGCTGGAATGCTCTTCTCGCTACTCCCCGCCATCCGGTCGACCGGCTACGACCACCTCGGCCTCCTTCGTTCAGGAGTGCGTGCAGGAAACGCGCACCGCAATCGGCTCCAGCACTCCCTCGTCGCCGGGCAACTCGCGCTCGCGGTGATTCTCCTCGTTGGCGCGGGACTCCTGATCCGGAGTCTTGCCTCGATGGAGCACGTCGATCTCGGCTATCGCAGTGAGGGAGTGCTCTTCGACGCCCTCGCGCTCCCGGCTTCGCGGTATGACAATGCCAGGGCGATGTCGATGATGAGCAGCATTCTCGAGCAACTGCGCGCCAACCCGGCGATCAGGTCGGCGGAGATCACCGATCAGCCGCCGCTCAGCGCCGGCGATCAGGACATGACGGCAATTCCGGTCGGCGAACCATTCGACCCGAATGCGCCACCGAGTCTCTGGTATCGGGCGACCTCACCCGGGTATCTGCAACAGATGCACCTGCATCTCGTGGCCGGGCGGTACTTCGGCAACGGCGATCGCGCCGGTTCGACACCAGTCGGGATCGTCAACGCCGAGGCGGCGCGCAAACTCTGGCATGGAGAGAATCCTGTCGGCCGCACGCTTGCCGCCGGGCCCGAAGCCGCGGCACCGCGTCTCACGGTGGTGGGGGTGATCGCAACCGATCACGCCGATGGTCCCAATCAGCCGGTCAAGGGTGAGCTCTTCGTCCCGCTCGGGCAGGTTCCCGTCAACGGCTTCACTGTGGTGATCGAGCCGGCGCATGGGGACGCAGCCGCGATCGCAGCGCTCCGCTCGACGTTGCACGCCGCCGATCCACTCCTCCCGTTCGCCGAGCCGGTTGCGATCGAGAGTACGGTGAGCGATGTCGTGGCGCTGCCGCGGCTCTACGCCATCGTGATCGGTGTCTTCGCGACGGTGGCGCTCGCGCTGGCGATCATCGGGGTCTACGGCGTGATGGCATACGTGGTGGCGCAGCGTCACCGTGAAATCGGCGTTCGCCTCGCGCTCGGCGCATCGCCGTCCGTCATCCGTCGATTGATGCTCTGGCGCGGCGTGCGGCTGGCGATCATCGGCGCTGTCGCCGGGCTCACCGGCGCCGCGGCGCTGACCCGTCTCCTCGGATCGCTGCTCTTTGGGGTCAGCGCCACCGATCCGATGACCTTCGCCGGCGTCCCGCTGATTCTCGGCGCGGTGGCTCTTGTCGCGTGCTGGATTCCCGCGCGACGCGCCATGCGGATCGATCCGATCGAGGCGATCCGGGCCGAGTAGCGGGCATTTGCAGGCAGAGTGACGGCGTCGCTCAGCGCGGCGAGCGCGCGACCGCCGGCGGATCGGCGAACCGATCCTCTCCGGGTACCCCGATCGCCGAGACATCGCTACTGCCGCTGCCATCCTGTCGCAGCACTCCGTGACTGGTTGCTCCGATCAACATCCGGGAAGAACTCATCCGGATCGATCGTCACCGCGGTGATCGTGTTCGCGCCGGGGAATGTCACCGTCGTCTGCCGCTTGCCGGCGAGCCAGACATCGACCGGAATCGTGACGCGCGTCACGCTGCTGTCGCGATGCGTCACCGCGACGAAGACAGGCATCGGCGCGACGCCGTGATCGCCGATCGTCACCACGAGCGAATCACCGACGGTCGCGACGTTGTCGATCGCCTGGTCGAGCGGCCACGCATGATAGAACCACGTGCTCCAGAACCACGACAGATCGCGTCCCGCCGCGCGGGACACCGCGTTGAAGAAATCGTACGGCTGCGGATGCTTGCCGATCCACTCCTTGCCGTAGCTGATCAGCGCCTGATGGAGGACGTCTCCGCCGAGAATGCCGCGGAGCGCGGTGAGGACCTGCGCGGTCTTGTCGTAGTAGACGACGAGATAGGTGTTGTCGGGGAAGAGATCGCCCGGACGCATCAATTCGTCGTCGTCGCCGCGGCGTACCGTGCCAAGGTAGAGGCGGCGCTGGCCGTGCTCCGAGTCGTTGGCGCGCCCCCCCGTGCGATTCTCCCCATACAGCGCGCGCATTCCCTGCGCAACGTCGAACTGGGTGAACCCCTCGTCCATCCACGGGTTGCGCGTCTCATTCGAACCGACCTGCATCGGGAACCACATATGCCCGGTCTCGTGCATCAGGTCGCCCGCCAGCGAAAGCGTATCGGCCCACGGCTGCATCAGCGTCATCATCGGGTATTCCATCCCGCCGCTGTCGAGGATTCCCTCCATCGACGTCATCTGCGACCACGGATATCGCCAGAGCCAGTTCGACATCTGCTCGATCGCGTCGCGGGTGAATCGTGCGCCGCCAACGGCCCACGCGGCGGCGTCAGGCGTCAGGCGATAGAAGGAATTGATGTCGACCGTGTCGCGACCACCGGCGTCGTTCTTGACCAGTGCCCGGGTCGCGTCCCATGCGTATTCGTTACTTGTGCCCCAGGAAAAATCGCGGACATCCTTCG is a window of Gemmatimonadales bacterium DNA encoding:
- a CDS encoding M1 family metallopeptidase; this translates as MKSAVIVVSILVSIAPSIRAQTLPAPLSDPAAIVHEPRPIPGPIFESNHFSRAVARGTRTRTGAPGANYWVQHPSYDIHAALDPVAHRVTGKERITYRNFSPDTLRTIEIYLRQNAFAAGSPRRQSVPVTDGVTLESVLVDGTAIRAEADRNPAMPVTAAPARRPTPGEYAVDGTVMSIPLVTPLVSGATVALDIAWSYTPAPAPADGREGRDGNVYFMGYWYPEVAVYDDVDGWVTDPYLLEAEFYMDPADYDVDLGVPSGWVVGATGSLVNASAVLSRAARDSLAVARRTGRTVRIASPGEDPHAVFASTNGPTTTWHFVAKDVRDFSWGTSNEYAWDATRALVKNDAGGRDTVDINSFYRLTPDAAAWAVGGARFTRDAIEQMSNWLWRYPWSQMTSMEGILDSGGMEYPMMTLMQPWADTLSLAGDLMHETGHMWFPMQVGSNETRNPWMDEGFTQFDVAQGMRALYGENRTGGRANDSEHGQRRLYLGTVRRGDDDELMRPGDLFPDNTYLVVYYDKTAQVLTALRGILGGDVLHQALISYGKEWIGKHPQPYDFFNAVSRAAGRDLSWFWSTWFYHAWPLDQAIDNVATVGDSLVVTIGDHGVAPMPVFVAVTHRDSSVTRVTIPVDVWLAGKRQTTVTFPGANTITAVTIDPDEFFPDVDRSNQSRSAATGWQRQ
- a CDS encoding ABC transporter permease encodes the protein MKRRFDWPHGRDQVNQDVDRELSFHLDERRRELIAAGASPDDADRAARDEFGDRASIESEVRTLRRDTVRARLRRNWWDDVGQDLRIAVRSLRRAPGFTVVALLTLALGIGANSAVFSVVNGVLLRPLPYPAAGQLVQLWTDQRARTGRAQPEWLTPPDFVDWREQNKTFSSMASYQNWAPTITGAGDPEALNGLMVSGDFFRTLGVSAEVGRTLTAADDDPAAEPVVVLSDAFWRTRFGGDRGIVNREIQLNGQSWRVVGVMPPAFRAPVAISMVVFRPVRRPATSGCGRGCIVLRAVGRLKPGITLAQAQADIGTIARHEAEAYPETNQKVGAWLIPLHEQVTGPTRQPLLALTAAVALVLLIACVNLANLLLLRGETRARELTVRAALGAGRGRLLRQLMTEGVLLAGIGGLLGLALAAVASRALAAVVPPIVQQMQQVAVNGTVVAFTALTTVTAGMLFSLLPAIRSTGYDHLGLLRSGVRAGNAHRNRLQHSLVAGQLALAVILLVGAGLLIRSLASMEHVDLGYRSEGVLFDALALPASRYDNARAMSMMSSILEQLRANPAIRSAEITDQPPLSAGDQDMTAIPVGEPFDPNAPPSLWYRATSPGYLQQMHLHLVAGRYFGNGDRAGSTPVGIVNAEAARKLWHGENPVGRTLAAGPEAAAPRLTVVGVIATDHADGPNQPVKGELFVPLGQVPVNGFTVVIEPAHGDAAAIAALRSTLHAADPLLPFAEPVAIESTVSDVVALPRLYAIVIGVFATVALALAIIGVYGVMAYVVAQRHREIGVRLALGASPSVIRRLMLWRGVRLAIIGAVAGLTGAAALTRLLGSLLFGVSATDPMTFAGVPLILGAVALVACWIPARRAMRIDPIEAIRAE
- a CDS encoding PadR family transcriptional regulator, coding for MAGSDLFTGSLDLLVLKAVTWGPRHGYAIARWLREQTGETLPIHEGVLYPALHRLERKGWLDEEWGATESNREAKFYRITPAGRAALRVETARWRAYTQVMNTALAAQHGP
- a CDS encoding DoxX family protein, whose protein sequence is MSSSSNASSRNTKALWAVQIILAALFLFAGGMKEATPAATLARMAPLPVGFLRFIGAMEFLGALGLILPGALRIRRELTPIAATGLSIIMAGAVIVTLAIGGGAMAVTPFVVGVLTVLVARGRRGWIALRLDAVHSTGQFAN